The Telopea speciosissima isolate NSW1024214 ecotype Mountain lineage unplaced genomic scaffold, Tspe_v1 Tspe_v1.0021, whole genome shotgun sequence region TTACATGCTTTAGGatcatttataattttttttgttaaggctctgttttgaaataaaatgggtggaagcaaagaaaataaaagttttCAGTATAAAAATTGTTTCATTGGAATAAAACATAAGGGCGTACAGTTCAACAGCAAGGCCCACTATATTGTGagtaaaaatgtaaaacataatATGGGAGTAACTATATATAAGTTACTTTATTTTACTTCCAGTAATTTTACAtcgaaaaaaaagagaggagccTAAATGAGAATAAAATTGGTGATCTAACCCAAGCAGTGGGAATAAAGGTTACTACCTGGAAAAAGGAAGGTATATTTGCATCAAGGTACCAACTTTATCACACATAACAGTCAAGAAGTATTCTATGAAAGACATCCATTTCTGAGTATctagagaacaagaagaaaacaagcaagagaaaaagggggggggggagaattgGGAAGAAAAAACCTTATCACTTCCAGATTGGAGCAGGAGTGCATATGCTAAAATGGCTTCCTTGTACTGCATAAAATGTTACAGGCATAATGGGGAAACAAACAAAAGCTTCAGATTGCAAAACTTCTAGGTCAAAAGGAAATAGAACTATTAGAGTATGCTCAATTGCTGCTGTTCAGAAGCATCCAAAAGGACCCAAAAGCTTTCAGGtaaacaagaaataaaactatTAGAGTCTGCTTACTTGCTGCTGTTCGGAAGcatccaaaagaaaatgaactgAGCCAAAGCCACTAGCTAAAGTTTTCTCATAGAGTGTTCTGTTGACCAGAAGCTGTAATAATTCCATGTAAGAAGCTATAAAAGTAccacaaaaataaacataacGGGAATATGAGCATAGGGGCAATTTTATTCATGAAAGTGAAAAGTCCCACTAAGAAGAGAAAGCAAAAGGTGGTGAGCTAACTTGATATCGATCCCATGTCTGTTTGTAACCCAGTACCACACGggttatatatattataagtGCACTGACTGCAATCACATCAAGCATGATTGCTGACCTGTAAAACAATCATCTAATGTAACCAACACCACTTTGAAGGAATTTGCACATGGAAGAGACATTGAC contains the following coding sequences:
- the LOC122647308 gene encoding uncharacterized protein LOC122647308 isoform X1 — protein: MLDVIAVSALIIYITRVVLGYKQTWDRYQLLVNRTLYEKTLASGFGSVHFLLDASEQQQYKEAILAYALLLQSGSDKVNCRWTVGNTCERFIHEKFKEKIEMPVDKAMDTLLRLGLVTEQPFDGYLKLQAVPCVKAYKALEQRWNSLIGLG